A single genomic interval of Rosistilla ulvae harbors:
- a CDS encoding MotA/TolQ/ExbB proton channel family protein, which translates to MDLIIRPAPNWLRLGFFAIAAGCLLGALPSAAQDASQIVDEAALNQLTQPDPAAASSIDGDADKPAGIDILSLISKGGIFMIPIGVMSLLVVTLGAERLFALRGGRMVPWALNRKLEMLADPIDTFDPEVAYQACRRYPSPTARVVASLLLRTGRPLAEIERTAAEAAQREADRLAGPIRWLYLATAITPLMGLLGTVWGMIRAFHDTTQLAAGQNKAEYLAEGIYVALVTTLAGLIVAIPAAILAHHFEGCLTRAFHRIEEICFLVAPGLERFNGRMRLDFDGRLVPLTSAKPPVAPPAERPSKKSPGMSGKTSATPVR; encoded by the coding sequence GTGGATTTGATCATTCGACCAGCACCTAATTGGCTCCGATTGGGATTCTTCGCAATCGCTGCGGGCTGTCTCTTGGGCGCCCTACCGTCGGCGGCCCAGGACGCTTCGCAGATCGTCGATGAAGCGGCGTTGAATCAACTGACACAGCCCGATCCGGCTGCGGCGTCATCAATCGATGGTGACGCGGATAAGCCTGCTGGAATCGACATCTTGTCGTTGATTTCCAAGGGGGGCATCTTCATGATCCCGATCGGCGTGATGTCGCTGTTGGTTGTGACGCTTGGTGCCGAGCGACTGTTTGCCTTGCGCGGAGGGCGGATGGTGCCATGGGCACTCAATCGAAAGCTGGAGATGCTAGCCGATCCGATCGATACGTTTGATCCCGAGGTCGCCTACCAAGCGTGTCGCCGCTACCCTTCGCCGACGGCGCGGGTTGTCGCGTCGTTGTTGCTCCGCACCGGCCGTCCGCTGGCGGAGATCGAGCGGACCGCCGCCGAGGCTGCCCAACGCGAAGCGGATCGTTTGGCGGGGCCTATCCGGTGGTTGTACCTGGCTACCGCGATTACGCCTTTGATGGGATTGTTGGGGACGGTCTGGGGCATGATCCGCGCGTTTCACGACACGACCCAATTGGCTGCGGGGCAAAACAAAGCCGAGTATTTGGCCGAGGGGATTTACGTGGCGTTGGTCACGACGTTGGCCGGTTTGATCGTGGCGATTCCCGCAGCGATTCTGGCGCATCATTTCGAAGGTTGCTTGACGCGGGCGTTCCACCGCATCGAAGAGATCTGTTTTTTGGTCGCTCCCGGCTTGGAAAGATTTAACGGCCGGATGCGGCTCGATTTTGATGGCCGCTTGGTTCCCCTGACCTCGGCCAAACCGCCCGTCGCCCCCCCAGCGGAACGCCCTTCGAAAAAGTCGCCTGGGATGTCCGGTAAAACTTCCGCCACGCCGGTTCGCTAG
- a CDS encoding ExbD/TolR family protein yields the protein MAVQLKKSQATSTLSLTPLIDVVFLLLIFFLVASRFAQEDRRIPIELPSATSATPMTEQPKEIVVDIDSEGALVLNGNTVTADELEAELVRGVASNPVHQSVVIRADRRVQFQAVVTVMDLCNRTGVADYTVTTQEGPGEY from the coding sequence ATGGCCGTGCAACTGAAAAAGTCCCAAGCGACAAGCACGCTCAGCTTGACTCCGTTGATCGATGTCGTCTTCTTGTTGCTGATCTTTTTTTTGGTGGCATCGCGATTTGCTCAGGAAGATCGGCGGATCCCGATCGAACTCCCTTCGGCGACTAGCGCCACGCCGATGACCGAACAGCCGAAGGAGATCGTTGTCGACATCGATTCCGAAGGGGCTTTGGTGCTCAACGGGAACACCGTGACCGCCGACGAATTGGAGGCCGAATTGGTCCGCGGTGTCGCCAGCAATCCGGTGCATCAATCGGTCGTGATCCGCGCCGATCGACGCGTGCAGTTCCAGGCTGTCGTCACGGTCATGGATCTGTGTAACCGCACCGGTGTCGCCGATTACACCGTCACAACGCAAGAAGGCCCCGGCGAATATTAG
- a CDS encoding prenyltransferase/squalene oxidase repeat-containing protein: MSPHSYSRLPSDEVPPESDQMWPLDLALVALGGSLMYMAASRLGWDDSRWLYNAKTYAVAIPAGMILIDLLLRKFVSRYMQRSLQFGFLVSMFVHLVLLILAVNVVIFARYWPEAVDGVQPQKTPVRKTLPDNLFRVNPDSVAKQPDWAKPVDATSEARVTPVEAKRLPRIAEVAKRLEMPTPPQVEHQPQPFLVPRDQPTEAQPTLADAPSKLARQIAAVTPNMRSTTESIQTPDVPQQQAAPQSPQASAATVARSRAAGASAQTPRSAPEMQASPNRSEAVARRNTPQAVPQIQARSDAAAMLRRETQSRTTPSMSAPAAPSLSVARKSERATRQLSDRGAGPPRRASTSSGASLAPSMAQSELPSSLSGASTAPTAAAQRSPGEQGMPTIASSMANSSSPLTGRARGAARSMAMTAGAGQVKVPQAQGQQGDAATGDQAGPQLAARGAMTGRATAASDAMASIGTPTPLNIMADDGPAGIGRELAPRMGFPSDRVNDRPMIALQPNQQRFQRRQLGGLTPPPAPRVASVEPFQRRLMRTAGGATPAPAGLVGPETEEAIERGLAYLAARQKPDGSWSLQGHGEDVSLRSDTAATALCVLAFQGAGYTHLKHQYANAVAKAIDFLKRNQSENGDLFRSEDPDSNLNVWLYSHSIAALAVCEAYGMTQDPELADPAQRAIDFIVSSQHPTRGGWRYQPQVSSDTSVTGWMTMALKSGELAGLKVPEKTYQGIDKWVTLSQDSAGKPYLFRYNPYALNTPAQRHGRDVTPTMTAVGMLIRMYRGWRRDNPNMEAGADYLLEHLPELGSPSRPERDTYYWYYATQVMFHMGGETWERWNNKLHPLLILGQEKDGPDVGSWDPKLPIPDRWSPHGGRLYLTTMNLLSLEIYYRHLPIYEDTAR, translated from the coding sequence ATGTCTCCTCATTCCTATTCAAGATTGCCGTCGGACGAAGTGCCGCCCGAAAGCGACCAGATGTGGCCGCTGGATCTGGCGCTCGTTGCGCTTGGCGGTTCGCTGATGTACATGGCGGCCAGTCGCTTGGGATGGGATGATTCGCGTTGGCTCTACAACGCCAAAACCTATGCGGTTGCGATTCCAGCCGGCATGATTCTGATCGATTTGTTGTTGCGGAAGTTTGTTTCGCGGTACATGCAACGATCGCTGCAGTTTGGTTTTTTGGTCAGCATGTTTGTCCATTTGGTGCTGCTGATCCTGGCCGTTAACGTCGTGATCTTTGCCCGGTACTGGCCCGAGGCGGTCGACGGCGTCCAGCCTCAGAAGACGCCGGTTCGCAAGACCCTTCCCGACAATCTGTTTCGCGTGAACCCCGATTCTGTCGCCAAGCAGCCCGATTGGGCGAAGCCGGTCGATGCGACCAGCGAAGCCCGCGTGACGCCAGTCGAAGCGAAGCGTTTGCCGCGAATCGCGGAGGTTGCAAAGCGTTTGGAAATGCCGACACCGCCGCAGGTCGAGCATCAGCCGCAGCCGTTTTTGGTCCCGCGGGATCAACCGACCGAAGCGCAGCCGACGCTGGCCGACGCTCCGTCGAAACTGGCTCGGCAGATCGCCGCTGTCACACCGAACATGCGTTCGACGACCGAATCGATCCAAACGCCCGACGTGCCTCAGCAGCAGGCCGCGCCGCAATCGCCACAAGCCAGTGCCGCCACCGTTGCTCGCAGTCGGGCTGCGGGGGCATCGGCGCAGACTCCCCGGTCAGCTCCGGAAATGCAGGCTTCGCCCAATCGCAGCGAGGCGGTAGCGCGCCGCAACACGCCGCAAGCGGTTCCGCAAATCCAAGCCCGCAGCGATGCGGCAGCGATGCTCCGCCGGGAGACTCAATCGCGGACGACGCCGTCGATGTCAGCTCCCGCGGCGCCTAGCCTGAGTGTCGCGCGGAAATCGGAACGCGCGACGCGTCAGCTGTCCGACCGCGGTGCCGGGCCGCCGCGTCGCGCTTCGACGTCCAGTGGGGCTTCGTTAGCTCCTTCGATGGCGCAGAGCGAATTGCCCAGCAGTCTTAGCGGCGCGTCGACGGCTCCGACCGCTGCGGCGCAGCGATCGCCTGGTGAGCAGGGAATGCCGACGATCGCTTCGAGTATGGCCAACAGTTCTAGCCCGTTGACCGGTCGTGCCCGTGGGGCCGCTCGATCGATGGCGATGACTGCCGGTGCGGGACAGGTGAAAGTTCCGCAAGCACAAGGCCAGCAAGGGGATGCGGCGACCGGAGATCAAGCGGGACCGCAATTGGCCGCTCGCGGCGCGATGACCGGCCGCGCCACGGCAGCCAGCGACGCGATGGCATCGATCGGTACGCCAACGCCACTGAACATCATGGCCGACGATGGGCCAGCCGGAATTGGGCGGGAACTGGCACCGCGGATGGGCTTTCCGTCGGATCGTGTGAACGATCGGCCGATGATCGCGTTGCAGCCGAATCAGCAACGTTTCCAACGTCGCCAGTTGGGCGGCCTGACGCCTCCGCCAGCCCCTCGCGTCGCATCGGTCGAACCGTTTCAGCGTCGCTTGATGCGGACCGCTGGAGGCGCGACGCCCGCTCCGGCAGGATTGGTAGGACCGGAAACGGAAGAGGCGATCGAACGGGGGTTAGCGTATCTGGCGGCTCGGCAGAAACCCGATGGCAGTTGGTCGCTGCAAGGGCATGGGGAAGATGTGAGTTTACGTAGCGATACCGCCGCGACAGCGCTTTGCGTGTTGGCCTTTCAGGGAGCCGGTTACACGCATTTAAAGCACCAATATGCCAATGCCGTTGCCAAAGCGATCGACTTTCTGAAGCGGAATCAGAGCGAAAATGGTGATCTGTTTCGCTCCGAAGATCCCGACTCGAATCTTAACGTCTGGTTGTACAGTCACAGTATCGCTGCCCTTGCGGTTTGCGAAGCCTATGGGATGACTCAGGATCCCGAGCTCGCCGATCCGGCGCAGCGGGCGATCGATTTTATCGTCTCCAGCCAGCATCCAACTCGCGGTGGTTGGCGGTATCAGCCGCAGGTCAGCAGCGATACCAGCGTGACCGGTTGGATGACGATGGCTCTGAAGAGCGGCGAGTTGGCGGGGCTGAAGGTCCCAGAGAAGACGTATCAAGGGATCGACAAATGGGTCACGCTCAGCCAGGATTCCGCCGGTAAGCCGTATCTGTTCCGCTACAACCCCTACGCGCTCAACACGCCCGCCCAACGCCACGGTCGCGACGTCACGCCGACGATGACCGCGGTCGGGATGTTGATCCGAATGTATCGCGGCTGGCGACGCGATAATCCGAACATGGAAGCGGGAGCTGATTATCTGCTGGAACATCTCCCGGAACTCGGCAGCCCCAGCCGGCCCGAGCGCGATACCTATTACTGGTACTATGCGACGCAGGTGATGTTTCACATGGGAGGCGAAACGTGGGAGCGGTGGAACAATAAACTGCATCCGTTGCTGATTCTGGGCCAGGAAAAAGATGGCCCCGACGTCGGCAGTTGGGATCCCAAGCTGCCGATTCCCGATCGCTGGTCTCCGCACGGCGGACGGCTCTATCTGACGACGATGAATCTACTGTCGTTGGAAATCTACTACCGGCATCTGCCGATCTACGAAGACACCGCCCGCTGA
- a CDS encoding endonuclease domain-containing protein, protein MAEHQPDDDISRARALRQTQTASEGLLWSVLRAKQLCGLKFRRQHPIHPWIVDFACPQMMLVVEIDGGFHDSVLSDDLKRQKHIESLGWQVLRFTDKQVEEDAEAIARAITYELGLPYKFKPRKAIGSGMKSVKRSTERKT, encoded by the coding sequence ATGGCGGAACACCAACCAGATGATGATATTTCACGGGCACGAGCGTTACGGCAAACCCAAACAGCCTCCGAGGGCTTGCTATGGAGTGTCCTCCGAGCGAAACAGCTATGCGGGTTAAAGTTTCGGCGACAACACCCGATTCATCCGTGGATCGTCGACTTTGCATGCCCTCAGATGATGCTGGTTGTTGAAATCGACGGTGGCTTTCACGACAGTGTCTTGAGCGACGACTTGAAACGCCAAAAACACATCGAAAGCCTCGGCTGGCAAGTCCTCCGGTTTACTGACAAGCAAGTGGAAGAGGATGCCGAAGCGATCGCTCGTGCGATCACCTATGAATTGGGCCTGCCCTACAAATTTAAACCTCGCAAGGCTATCGGATCAGGAATGAAGAGCGTCAAACGATCAACGGAACGCAAAACTTAA
- a CDS encoding SGNH/GDSL hydrolase family protein: MTSLFRSLLAALILLPASALFAQQVAIDQLDPEMAVAKKTVDGLDWYDVTQWGVEGRILPDQEREQWFDRFPASAKGEVTSNVWSLSRDSAGMMVRFKTDASEIHVHYKLKKSRLAMAHMPATGVSGVDLYARDEAGNWRWVQVTRPSSQEMKVKIVGDLAKGMREYAAYLPLYNGVEFMSIGVKPGSHFEGLAPRPKPIVFYGTSITHGACASRPGMVHTAILGRRMDMPVVNLGFSGNGRMDKEVGDYLTQIDAAAFVIDCLPNMGPADVTAKCIPLIKQLRAAHPSTPIILVEDRRNTNDWILPARQAHHTKNHAALKAAHASLVADGVTGLHYITGDTLYGDDSEGATDGSHASDLGFMRQAMQFEPILRGALGEGR, translated from the coding sequence ATGACATCGTTGTTTCGCAGCTTGCTGGCTGCTTTGATCCTTCTGCCCGCATCCGCTTTGTTTGCTCAACAGGTTGCGATCGATCAGCTCGATCCCGAGATGGCGGTCGCCAAGAAAACTGTCGATGGACTCGACTGGTACGACGTCACGCAGTGGGGTGTCGAGGGGCGGATTCTTCCCGATCAGGAACGCGAGCAGTGGTTCGATCGCTTTCCCGCGTCGGCGAAAGGGGAGGTGACCTCGAATGTCTGGAGCCTCAGCCGCGATAGCGCGGGGATGATGGTCCGCTTCAAAACCGATGCGAGCGAGATTCACGTCCACTACAAACTGAAAAAGTCCCGTCTGGCGATGGCGCACATGCCCGCAACCGGTGTCAGCGGCGTCGATCTCTACGCCCGCGATGAAGCTGGCAACTGGCGATGGGTTCAGGTCACGCGGCCATCGTCGCAGGAGATGAAGGTCAAGATCGTCGGCGATTTGGCAAAGGGGATGCGAGAGTATGCCGCCTATTTGCCGCTGTACAACGGCGTCGAATTCATGAGCATCGGTGTGAAGCCGGGCAGTCACTTCGAAGGTCTCGCACCGCGTCCCAAGCCGATCGTCTTCTATGGAACCAGCATCACCCACGGCGCGTGTGCCAGTCGTCCCGGGATGGTTCATACGGCGATCTTGGGCCGCCGAATGGATATGCCAGTCGTCAACTTGGGCTTCTCCGGCAACGGCCGGATGGACAAAGAGGTTGGCGATTACCTGACGCAAATCGATGCCGCGGCGTTTGTCATCGATTGCTTGCCGAACATGGGGCCTGCGGATGTCACGGCCAAATGTATTCCGCTGATCAAACAGCTCCGCGCCGCCCATCCGTCGACTCCGATCATCCTTGTCGAGGATCGTCGCAACACAAACGATTGGATTCTGCCAGCTCGGCAAGCGCATCACACGAAGAATCATGCCGCGTTAAAAGCAGCTCACGCCAGCTTGGTCGCCGACGGGGTGACCGGCCTGCACTACATCACTGGCGATACTCTGTATGGCGACGACTCCGAAGGAGCGACCGACGGTTCGCACGCTAGCGACCTGGGGTTCATGCGGCAGGCGATGCAGTTCGAACCGATTTTGCGCGGCGCTCTCGGTGAGGGACGCTAG
- a CDS encoding potassium/proton antiporter gives MLSIETLILIIGILLLLGIASNKFSARAGVPVLFVFLIVGMLAGSEGIGGIEFEDYSLAYGIGTVALCLILFDGGIRTPYSSIRSAWKPAGVLATIGVFITALITGAAAAWILEISIWQGMLLGSIVGSTDASVVFSVLRGGGVHIRPKLANTLEVESGSNDPMAIFLTVGLIQVLSGEVPFGFGLVTLFLNQIVLGSVVGIGIGWGGAWLLSHVRLEAAGLYPVMASALALFSFGLAAAFGGSGFLAVYLTGIVIGNRRPVFYRGILLFHDAIAWICQILMFTALGILSFPSRLVGVAVPALLISVVLIFIARPIAVFLCASPFKFTFRELTFLSWVGLKGAIPITLATFPMLAGLPSASLMFDTIFFVVLTSALVQGWTLPYIARYLKLEVPTRLPPPVTLEISSLTNVDGDIVDYFVDESCQATGRMIKDLALPEGVVIALLVRDEQIIPPQGRSVLHSDDHVIVVLRPRVRALVDRIFARREQLEDPIPAELEFPLRGSIKVGEIEQFYGLSIDTDNDATLDELVRKRLEVADVKVGATVQCEQLAFRVRELSSGGTVEYVGMTILPQSDPNSGVEAET, from the coding sequence ATGCTGAGCATTGAAACTCTGATCCTGATCATCGGCATCCTGCTGCTGCTGGGCATCGCGTCGAACAAGTTTTCAGCGCGTGCCGGCGTGCCGGTGTTGTTTGTCTTCTTGATCGTCGGCATGTTGGCCGGTTCCGAGGGGATCGGCGGGATCGAGTTCGAAGACTATTCATTAGCCTACGGGATCGGAACGGTTGCGTTGTGTCTGATCCTGTTCGACGGTGGCATCCGAACGCCCTATTCGTCGATCCGATCGGCCTGGAAGCCAGCGGGCGTCTTGGCGACCATCGGCGTCTTTATCACGGCGCTGATCACCGGTGCGGCGGCCGCATGGATTCTGGAGATTTCGATTTGGCAGGGGATGCTGTTGGGCAGCATCGTCGGTTCGACCGATGCTTCCGTCGTCTTCTCCGTTCTCCGCGGCGGCGGCGTTCACATCCGCCCCAAGCTGGCCAATACGCTGGAGGTGGAGAGCGGATCGAACGATCCGATGGCGATCTTCTTGACGGTCGGACTGATTCAAGTGCTCAGCGGCGAAGTTCCCTTTGGCTTTGGATTGGTCACGTTGTTTCTGAACCAGATCGTGCTTGGTTCGGTCGTCGGGATCGGAATTGGTTGGGGCGGAGCGTGGCTGCTCAGCCACGTGCGGCTCGAAGCCGCCGGGCTCTATCCTGTGATGGCATCGGCGCTAGCCCTGTTTTCGTTTGGGCTGGCTGCGGCGTTTGGTGGCAGCGGATTCCTGGCGGTCTATTTGACTGGAATCGTGATCGGCAATCGCCGCCCGGTCTTCTATCGCGGCATCTTGCTGTTCCACGATGCGATCGCCTGGATCTGCCAGATATTAATGTTTACAGCGTTGGGGATCCTTTCTTTCCCGAGTCGGTTGGTCGGAGTGGCGGTTCCCGCGCTGCTGATCTCGGTCGTGTTGATCTTCATCGCGCGGCCGATCGCTGTCTTTCTGTGTGCCTCTCCGTTTAAGTTCACCTTTCGAGAACTGACCTTCCTTTCCTGGGTGGGGCTCAAGGGGGCGATCCCGATCACGTTGGCAACGTTCCCGATGCTCGCGGGGCTGCCGAGTGCATCGTTGATGTTCGACACCATCTTCTTCGTCGTCTTGACGTCGGCATTGGTGCAAGGTTGGACGCTGCCCTACATCGCCCGCTATTTGAAGCTGGAAGTGCCGACCCGTTTGCCGCCGCCGGTCACTCTCGAGATCAGCTCGCTGACAAACGTCGACGGCGACATCGTCGACTATTTTGTCGACGAGTCCTGCCAAGCGACGGGGCGGATGATCAAAGATCTGGCTTTGCCCGAAGGAGTTGTGATCGCGCTGCTGGTTCGCGACGAGCAGATCATTCCCCCGCAAGGACGTTCGGTGCTGCATAGCGACGACCATGTGATCGTCGTCTTGCGGCCGCGCGTTCGCGCTCTGGTCGACCGGATTTTCGCGCGTCGCGAGCAGCTGGAAGATCCGATTCCGGCGGAGTTGGAGTTTCCGCTGCGAGGTTCGATCAAGGTCGGTGAGATCGAACAGTTCTATGGACTTTCAATCGATACCGATAACGATGCGACGCTCGATGAATTGGTGCGGAAGCGTCTGGAGGTTGCCGACGTCAAGGTTGGCGCGACGGTGCAGTGCGAACAGCTCGCGTTCCGTGTCCGCGAGCTATCGTCCGGCGGGACCGTCGAATATGTCGGCATGACGATCCTGCCGCAATCCGATCCGAACAGCGGCGTCGAAGCGGAAACCTAG
- a CDS encoding SLATT domain-containing protein, whose translation MEDKQPKGNTNVTEAVVSASDDSVEEKYRRLYEKMDKTARSRFIASRRFELQETLSLYTVVLMSCAVIGLTLLDGLEMLAPEAAKASAFLQVFAAIGVLVYSVILSKSDFALHAYRHHECGIAINHLRNSVFKHMVDMPKADKFNNLSDSYNTILERFENHLNLDFEIMLVRSKHYHKFYDVGFCFKSWVCVKAFLVYWHYLFFMLLSVAGLAWIGLAFDG comes from the coding sequence ATGGAAGACAAGCAACCTAAAGGGAACACGAACGTCACCGAGGCTGTTGTATCGGCGTCCGATGACTCGGTGGAGGAGAAGTACCGACGCCTGTATGAGAAGATGGACAAAACGGCAAGGTCCCGCTTTATCGCGTCCCGGCGTTTTGAGCTTCAGGAGACATTATCGCTCTACACAGTCGTGCTTATGTCATGCGCCGTAATCGGCCTAACCTTGCTCGACGGCCTTGAGATGCTCGCTCCAGAGGCAGCTAAGGCGTCTGCGTTCCTGCAGGTTTTCGCGGCAATCGGCGTTCTTGTCTACTCCGTAATTCTCAGCAAAAGCGATTTCGCTTTACACGCATATCGCCATCATGAGTGCGGAATCGCAATTAACCATCTGAGGAATAGTGTATTTAAGCATATGGTTGACATGCCCAAGGCAGACAAATTCAACAATCTTAGCGACTCCTACAATACAATTCTCGAGCGATTTGAAAATCATCTGAATCTTGATTTTGAAATCATGCTTGTCCGAAGCAAGCACTATCATAAATTTTACGACGTTGGATTCTGTTTCAAATCTTGGGTTTGCGTCAAAGCCTTTCTCGTTTACTGGCACTACTTGTTCTTTATGCTACTCTCCGTTGCTGGACTGGCGTGGATCGGACTCGCATTCGACGGGTAA
- a CDS encoding DUF4268 domain-containing protein has protein sequence MIELGTLEKVDPRTIWNHEAHDFTPWLADNLDRLGSAIGIELELLEREANVGDFSLDLLARDLGRNANVIIENQLATTDHDHLGKLITYASGYDAQVVLWVSTDIREEHRQALDWLNQRTDSTTEFFAVIVEVIKIGESNPALQFRVVVSPNEWRKSARIKTTAGTSEKSEKYRTYFQTLIDDLRETHRFTGAKKAQPQNWYSFSSGNKKFVYSHSFGARNRIRAEVYIDTGDADENKMFFDSLQKDREAIESQFGQQLEWERLDDKRASRIAVYRKGSIEDSSEELQAIHEWTVRQLLKLKEVFGPRAYSECVNPSDEFGGI, from the coding sequence ATGATCGAACTTGGCACACTGGAAAAAGTCGACCCTCGCACTATCTGGAACCACGAAGCGCACGACTTCACACCATGGTTGGCTGACAATCTGGACCGTCTGGGTAGTGCCATCGGGATCGAGCTTGAGCTGCTGGAACGCGAAGCCAACGTTGGCGATTTCTCGCTTGACCTGTTGGCGCGGGATCTTGGGCGCAACGCGAACGTAATAATTGAAAACCAGCTTGCAACAACGGACCACGACCATCTCGGCAAGCTCATCACATACGCTAGCGGCTACGACGCTCAGGTTGTCCTGTGGGTATCAACGGACATACGTGAAGAGCATCGGCAAGCTCTCGACTGGCTGAATCAACGCACTGACTCGACTACTGAGTTCTTTGCCGTCATCGTCGAAGTCATAAAGATTGGGGAGTCCAACCCGGCACTGCAATTTCGTGTTGTCGTTTCGCCGAATGAATGGCGAAAATCGGCACGAATCAAGACAACCGCTGGGACATCTGAAAAGTCTGAGAAGTATCGTACGTATTTCCAAACCCTCATCGATGACCTTCGAGAGACTCACAGATTCACTGGTGCAAAAAAGGCCCAACCGCAAAATTGGTATAGCTTTTCATCGGGCAACAAGAAGTTTGTCTACAGTCATTCATTCGGAGCACGCAACCGAATTCGTGCGGAAGTGTACATCGACACTGGCGACGCCGATGAGAACAAGATGTTCTTTGACTCGCTCCAGAAGGATCGTGAAGCGATTGAATCCCAATTTGGACAGCAACTTGAATGGGAGCGTCTTGACGACAAACGCGCTAGCCGGATTGCAGTCTATCGTAAGGGATCAATTGAGGATTCGTCAGAAGAACTTCAAGCGATTCATGAATGGACCGTACGGCAGTTGTTGAAGCTTAAGGAAGTCTTCGGCCCAAGAGCGTACAGCGAATGCGTGAACCCGAGCGACGAATTCGGCGGAATTTGA
- a CDS encoding glutamate decarboxylase, whose amino-acid sequence MPLHDKDSIRELLDDDVYGSTDLAGQLPKYKFPGEEHDPRHVYSLVHDELMLDGNSRQNLATFCQTWAEPEVHKLMDECMDKNMIDKDEYPQTAEIEARCVHMLADLWNSPTAANTIGCSTTGSSEAAMLGGMAMKRAWEAKRKAAGKPYDKPNLITGPVQVCWHKFARYWDVELREIPMENDRLIMTPEEVIKRCDENTIGVVPTLGVTFTCQYEPVQQVSDALDQLEKETGLDIRMHVDGASGGFLAPFCAPDLVWDFRLPRVKSINTSGHKFGLSPLGVGWVIWREEQDLPQEEIFWVNYLGGNMRDIALNFSRPGGPVVCQYYNFLRLGKEGYRKIHTACYDTAKFIARELEKLEYFDVIYDGDMETGIPALCWKIKEGAEPGFSLYDLADRLRSRGWQVPAYALPANRQDLAIQRILVRHGVSRDLGALLIEDIKRSIDYFKKHPVQSQITPEEASGFHH is encoded by the coding sequence ATGCCACTGCACGATAAAGATTCGATTCGCGAACTACTCGACGACGATGTTTACGGATCGACAGACCTTGCTGGCCAGCTGCCAAAATACAAGTTCCCGGGCGAAGAGCACGATCCGCGGCACGTCTATTCGTTGGTCCACGACGAACTGATGCTCGACGGCAACTCGCGGCAGAATCTGGCTACCTTCTGCCAGACCTGGGCGGAGCCCGAAGTGCACAAGTTGATGGACGAGTGCATGGACAAGAACATGATCGACAAGGATGAATATCCGCAGACCGCGGAGATCGAAGCGCGTTGCGTGCACATGCTTGCCGACCTTTGGAATTCGCCGACCGCCGCCAACACGATCGGCTGCTCGACGACCGGTTCCAGCGAAGCGGCGATGCTGGGGGGGATGGCGATGAAGCGTGCTTGGGAGGCGAAGCGCAAGGCGGCCGGCAAACCTTACGATAAACCGAATCTGATCACTGGCCCGGTTCAAGTCTGCTGGCACAAGTTCGCCCGCTACTGGGACGTCGAACTGCGTGAGATCCCGATGGAGAACGATCGCCTGATCATGACTCCCGAAGAAGTGATCAAGCGCTGCGACGAAAACACGATCGGCGTCGTGCCAACCCTCGGCGTCACCTTCACCTGCCAATACGAACCCGTCCAACAGGTCTCTGACGCCTTGGACCAACTGGAAAAAGAGACCGGGCTAGACATTCGGATGCACGTCGATGGGGCCAGCGGCGGCTTCTTGGCTCCGTTTTGTGCTCCCGACCTGGTCTGGGATTTCCGCCTGCCTCGCGTCAAATCGATCAACACCTCGGGGCACAAGTTCGGACTGTCGCCGCTGGGCGTCGGCTGGGTGATCTGGCGTGAGGAACAGGACCTGCCTCAAGAAGAGATCTTCTGGGTCAACTACCTGGGCGGCAACATGCGCGACATCGCGCTGAACTTCTCTCGCCCCGGCGGTCCGGTCGTCTGCCAGTACTACAACTTCTTGCGACTGGGCAAAGAGGGTTATCGCAAGATCCACACCGCCTGTTACGACACAGCGAAGTTCATTGCACGCGAGCTGGAAAAGCTGGAATACTTCGACGTGATCTACGACGGCGATATGGAGACCGGCATCCCGGCACTCTGCTGGAAGATCAAGGAGGGCGCCGAGCCGGGATTCAGCCTTTATGATCTCGCCGATCGGCTACGCAGTCGCGGTTGGCAAGTTCCCGCGTACGCATTGCCTGCGAACCGCCAAGACCTTGCGATCCAACGGATCCTGGTCCGGCATGGTGTCAGCCGCGACCTGGGAGCTCTCTTGATCGAGGACATCAAACGCTCGATCGACTACTTTAAAAAGCATCCTGTCCAGTCGCAGATCACGCCAGAAGAAGCTTCCGGCTTCCACCACTGA